From the genome of Anaerolineales bacterium, one region includes:
- a CDS encoding glycosyltransferase family 4 protein, with protein sequence MRIGLLHYSGPPTVGGVEQTLYHHSRALTRLGHYTRLIVGQGQPYDQRIPVEVISELYSKHPAVLAVKAELDRGRCRDRFNALRTVIETQLQAAIEGLDVLIVHNAMTLHKNLALTAALWNLHTSKKAPPLVGWHHDFAWDREEYQEELKDEFPWDLLRKPWPGATNVVVSRAQRARLAKLYALDPADIRVIPPGIDPSVIGSWTDMTRRIVAEYDLLQADAVLLLPARITHRKNIELALQVLAELRSISSQDVRLIVTGPPGPHNPANATYLDQLLSQRRTLELTACAHFLYERHSRSEPRVDRATMANLYALSDALLFPSLQEGFGIPLLQAGFTRLPIYCSDIEPFHESVEDGAHFFSLQDSPKSVAKLIADTLLTSATFLLRRDVRRKYPWEIIVSSSMIPMLESVRDGR encoded by the coding sequence ATGAGAATCGGGTTACTGCATTACAGCGGCCCTCCCACCGTCGGCGGAGTCGAGCAAACGCTTTACCATCACAGCCGGGCACTGACGAGATTGGGACATTACACCCGGTTGATCGTGGGACAAGGTCAGCCATACGATCAACGCATTCCCGTGGAGGTGATTTCCGAACTATATTCCAAGCACCCAGCCGTGCTGGCCGTTAAGGCAGAACTGGATCGCGGCCGGTGCCGCGATCGCTTCAATGCGCTGCGTACGGTCATCGAAACACAATTACAGGCGGCGATCGAAGGTCTCGACGTCTTGATCGTTCACAACGCGATGACGCTGCATAAGAATCTCGCCCTTACGGCAGCCTTGTGGAATCTACACACATCGAAAAAGGCTCCACCGCTCGTCGGCTGGCATCACGATTTCGCCTGGGACCGCGAGGAGTATCAAGAAGAATTGAAGGATGAATTTCCCTGGGATCTGCTGCGTAAACCATGGCCGGGAGCGACCAACGTCGTCGTATCCAGGGCCCAGCGCGCTCGCCTGGCAAAGCTGTATGCGCTCGATCCGGCGGACATCCGGGTCATCCCACCCGGGATCGATCCCAGCGTGATCGGCAGTTGGACCGACATGACGCGCCGCATCGTGGCAGAATACGATCTGCTGCAAGCGGATGCCGTGCTCCTGCTGCCCGCCAGAATCACCCACCGAAAGAACATCGAACTTGCGCTGCAGGTGCTCGCCGAGCTTCGCTCGATCTCATCTCAGGACGTGCGTCTCATCGTCACGGGACCGCCCGGGCCGCATAATCCCGCCAACGCGACGTATCTCGATCAGCTGCTCTCGCAAAGGCGCACATTGGAACTCACCGCATGCGCTCACTTTCTCTACGAGCGCCACTCCCGGAGCGAACCCCGGGTGGACCGAGCCACGATGGCCAATCTTTACGCCTTGAGTGACGCGCTCCTCTTCCCAAGCCTCCAGGAAGGATTCGGCATCCCGCTCTTGCAGGCCGGATTTACACGATTGCCGATCTACTGCAGCGACATCGAGCCGTTCCACGAGAGCGTTGAGGACGGTGCGCATTTCTTTTCGCTGCAGGATTCCCCAAAATCTGTGGCGAAACTCATCGCCGACACACTACTCACGAGCGCGACCTTTCTCCTGCGACGTGATGTGAGACGAAAATATCCCTGGGAGATCATCGTGTCCAGTTCGATGATCCCTATGCTTGAAAGTGTACGTGATGGAAGATAG
- a CDS encoding glucosyl-3-phosphoglycerate synthase, translating to MEDRQVDTARTPRGRRKRRRILVPIFNNVLREPLITLAQQLSDGRLVQVLGVVCVESDESLSQASSLAQELRTRLRKAVRAYGGKQWPRIIASTNPVFDVISFITEQNVSLLLLPWVAQNEAYCEIVESLLEHAPCPIALLQGSVPSKGDRILVVLRPGPDSEMALRLGLNLARSGGYTLSTLRPEGPIDDERINDDIPGIDQVLEHLPQIEDAILVSDDPVQAILKQADNFDLLIVGACETEEAGDGLKDPLSSRLFRESPIPVLYTCSRRSIEPQPQPDFAGIEAISILVDKWFAENTFSAKEFENIERLHERKLAQGLTISLALPTLNEEKTVGNVIRTIKEALMDDVPLLDEMVLIDSNSTDSTREIARSCGIPVYIHQEILPQYGERHGKGEALWKSLYVTHGDIVVWIDTDITNIRPHFVYGLIGPLLHRPNLKYIKGFYLRPIRVGDTTHARGGGRVTELTARPLLNLFYPALSGFIQPLSGEYGGRREVLEKLPFSCGYGVEIGLLIDILERYGLGALGQVNLIKRLHRNQPLTSLSKMSFAIIQTVIRKIDRRDGLQLLHDVNRAMKLIRHEESRFFLEVERIAELQRPPMTEIPEYLSRRGENDAAALKR from the coding sequence ATGGAAGATAGACAGGTGGACACAGCTAGAACGCCCAGAGGTCGGCGCAAGCGGCGCCGCATTCTCGTACCCATTTTCAACAATGTCCTTCGCGAACCCCTGATCACCCTGGCTCAACAGTTGAGCGATGGTAGGTTGGTCCAGGTTTTGGGCGTCGTCTGTGTGGAAAGCGATGAGTCATTGAGTCAGGCATCGTCTCTCGCGCAGGAACTGCGCACAAGGCTCCGTAAAGCGGTGCGAGCTTACGGGGGAAAACAATGGCCCAGAATCATCGCCTCCACAAACCCTGTGTTCGACGTCATCTCGTTCATTACCGAGCAAAACGTCAGCCTGCTCTTGCTGCCCTGGGTGGCCCAAAATGAAGCGTACTGCGAAATCGTGGAATCCCTGCTGGAACACGCGCCGTGCCCGATTGCCCTACTTCAGGGCAGCGTACCCTCGAAAGGAGATCGTATTCTCGTTGTGCTGCGGCCAGGTCCCGACAGCGAAATGGCTTTGAGGCTCGGGCTCAACCTTGCCCGCAGCGGCGGTTATACCCTCTCCACACTGCGCCCGGAGGGTCCGATCGATGACGAGCGAATAAACGACGATATTCCCGGCATCGACCAGGTGCTCGAACATCTGCCACAAATCGAGGACGCCATACTGGTCTCCGACGATCCGGTTCAAGCCATTTTGAAGCAGGCCGACAACTTCGATCTGCTCATCGTCGGCGCTTGCGAAACCGAGGAAGCGGGAGACGGCCTTAAGGATCCACTCAGTTCCCGCCTATTCAGGGAGTCTCCTATTCCCGTCCTGTACACATGCTCGCGGAGGTCCATCGAACCTCAGCCGCAGCCCGATTTCGCAGGTATCGAGGCCATTTCGATCCTCGTCGATAAGTGGTTCGCGGAAAATACCTTCTCCGCCAAAGAGTTCGAGAACATCGAACGCCTGCACGAGCGCAAACTGGCGCAAGGCCTGACCATCAGCCTTGCCTTGCCCACGCTCAACGAGGAGAAAACCGTGGGAAACGTCATCCGCACGATCAAAGAAGCGTTGATGGATGATGTCCCTTTACTCGACGAAATGGTCTTGATCGATTCGAACTCGACCGACAGCACCCGAGAAATCGCCCGCAGCTGCGGCATTCCGGTTTACATCCACCAGGAAATCCTGCCGCAATACGGTGAACGCCACGGCAAGGGTGAGGCCTTGTGGAAGAGCCTCTACGTCACGCACGGAGACATCGTGGTTTGGATCGACACGGATATCACCAACATCCGACCACATTTTGTCTACGGATTGATCGGCCCGCTCCTCCACCGGCCGAATTTGAAATACATCAAAGGTTTCTATCTTCGCCCCATTCGAGTGGGAGACACGACCCACGCGCGGGGCGGAGGCCGTGTCACGGAGCTGACCGCTCGTCCGCTGTTGAATCTGTTTTACCCGGCGCTTTCCGGATTCATCCAGCCGCTCTCCGGCGAGTACGGCGGCCGCCGGGAGGTGCTGGAGAAGCTGCCATTCTCATGCGGTTACGGTGTGGAAATTGGCCTGCTGATCGACATTCTCGAACGCTACGGCCTCGGCGCTCTGGGGCAGGTCAATCTGATCAAACGCCTGCATCGTAACCAGCCCCTGACCTCGCTCAGCAAGATGTCCTTCGCCATCATCCAAACGGTGATCCGAAAAATCGACCGGCGGGATGGGTTACAATTATTACATGACGTCAACCGGGCCATGAAACTCATCCGTCATGAGGAAAGCCGCTTCTTCCTCGAAGTCGAAAGGATCGCCGAATTACAACGGCCGCCGATGACCGAAATTCCCGAATATCTTTCGCGCCGGGGGGAAAACGATGCCGCCGCATTGAAACGATGA
- a CDS encoding histidine phosphatase family protein — protein sequence MTTLILIRHGETDWNFEGRYTGQSDIPLNARGLQQAEALGSKLSGKKIDAIYSSDLLRASQTALRLKADGETPLHLDPRLREINQGEWEGLHLDEIQARYRRAWEKRKNAPLEVAPPGGETVGEVRQRVLEAVREIIERHSQETVAIVSHGLALAIIQVEAQGRPIERVWEDIPSNANPIFLNVEHL from the coding sequence ATGACGACGTTGATCCTCATCCGACACGGTGAAACCGATTGGAACTTCGAAGGCCGTTACACGGGCCAATCGGATATCCCCCTCAACGCGCGCGGTCTCCAACAAGCCGAAGCACTGGGCTCAAAATTGAGTGGAAAGAAAATCGACGCGATTTACAGCAGCGACCTGCTGCGCGCCAGCCAAACGGCGCTGCGTTTGAAGGCCGACGGCGAAACGCCGCTGCATCTCGATCCACGCCTGCGCGAGATCAATCAGGGCGAATGGGAAGGATTACATCTTGATGAAATCCAGGCTCGATACCGGCGGGCATGGGAGAAGCGAAAGAATGCGCCGCTGGAAGTCGCACCACCGGGCGGTGAAACGGTCGGAGAGGTTCGCCAGCGCGTTCTCGAAGCGGTGCGGGAAATCATCGAGCGGCATTCCCAGGAAACGGTTGCCATTGTTTCGCACGGCCTGGCGTTGGCCATCATTCAAGTTGAAGCGCAGGGTCGGCCGATCGAACGCGTTTGGGAGGACATCCCCTCGAATGCCAACCCAATATTTCTCAACGTGGAGCATTTATGA